The genomic window AGAAGCTAGCATCCCAATATCGAGAAATTGCTTCTCTACACTTTtgccctgccttttaaaaatcttcTTTGGAGACACAAATGTTGTAAAGCCATAAGAGATACATGCATTAATTTTTAATGACTTTCATCTAATACGGTAAATTATTCAGCAGTGCAATTTCTTTCAGCAGATTATAATAAGGACAAGATGGTAATCTATAACTCTATTAACAGGGTGTTAGAAGTTTGCTCCTTACCAAACTTTACTGCACTAATCCAGAGCCAAAATGTTCACTCtctcttatttaataataataataataataataaatttttatttgtatcccgccctccctggccgaggcTTGGGCTCAGAGctgctaacatcataaaaacaacacaataagcaTAAAAACAGGTGGTAAGTCCACCTGATCATCAAATTCCTTAAATTTGATAcagacagtattttttaaaatagccctCTTGGTTCCTTTTAGATAGTTCTAATTAACATAAATTTAAGATCTTTATCCCATAAAATTAGTAAGGCACTATGCAGCTTCAACAGTGCTTATAGCAAATATATAGCTTCTTCTATCAGTTAAGCGAGCACTGCATCCCAGTCATGGCCTGAATACACCTCTTACCTCAGGGCAGGGCACTAACACTTAATTCCTGCATCACCATCCTCAAAGGATTCATCATATTAGCAAAAGAACAAACAAGCCTTCAAATAGATCAAAAGTTCCAACAGGCTCCACGCCACAGAAGTTTTATATAGCATGCCTGATCACCACTTCTCGGTGCTTTCTGATCATTCTCCTAAACCttagttttctttctctctcatgtgGAATGGTCAACGCCAGTAACACAAATGTTTCAGAAGAAATGGATAATCTCAAAACCAGTAAGCTAGGCCTTAGATATTTTGTTCATCAATagaggatgatgggaggtggCACAAAGGACATCACTGCTAATGGCAATTCAAAGTGAGCCATGCCTCACAGTAGAAAAGTCTGCCTGAGATAGGCAACAACTCCAATGTGGTATATTACAAATGTATCGTTACAAACCCAGGCTCAGCTATGAACACAGCTCTCAAATGCTTGGTCACAGAACACACTTCACAACGTATCCTTCGATATTTTCCCCCTCTAATTCATCACTGAAGTCTGGTTCAGATGCAACAGAAAATTGTGGTTGCCTGCCTCAGGCTTGTGTGCTTctattcccctctcctcctccttctaaaaGAAAGAGAAGTAGAAAAAAACTATGCCACTTTCAAATGATACCAGAGCTCCACATGATGCCCACCCAGATTCAAGAAACTATGGTTTGCGTGAACTATGGCTAATGGGACCTAAGATCTGAAACCAAGTTTAGGCTTGTTCTCAATAACCAGATTTTAAAGCCATGGTCTTTTGAGCTCAGATGTCACGAGagactgtggttagtttaaaaacaaaagcacagtCCTTCTCTTTTCCTCTAGCATATGAAAGTAAAAGGAGAGTGAAATAGGAAGGCAGATAATGGGGAATAGCAGCCAAAGCAGATGATGAACAGGGGACAAGCAGGGTACCTGCACCTAGCATAATGGGCAAAGTTGGTTATCGTACAgcacccttttttcttttccaaccaTTAGTGGGGCACATACAGAGTGCAGCAAATATTCTGTTGTGGCTCCAGCTGCACCTGCCATCTTCAGTGGTTCAGAGACACTCTGGGGGAATGAAAACAGTGTCCATGGCTGCAGTCTCAGCCACAGCCACTGCACTTGCCCACCTGataaatgttaaataaaagaAAGAGCCCTACCAGGTTCCTGGTAGAGTATGAAAGTAAGACAGAGCATTGCAAGGTGTatgtgggggagtggggaagacagtgtggtggcagcagtggagcAGCCAGAATGGCAAGTAGGGGAGCCCAGAAGGCAGTTTATTAAGGACTCTCTCAAACCTGGCAGTACTGCTGCCTTAAAGCATCGTCCAAGGATGAGTTCCAATGACAAAActtttcttaaataaaaaaaaatgagctgAATTCGGACCACATGGCAAAAAACCCAAGATTCTACATATTAAGGTCTCAGTTACATGTTGTAGATGGCGCTTTATCCCCCTATTcagtttttgcaaataaaaaataaaaaatgagcattTACGTATTAGGGAACTATAAAATTATTTGCTCCGAGAGACAAATCTATCTCCATCTAAATTGCAGCGCCACTTCTCAACATGTCTAACAAGGTGCCGCCCCCACTTCCAAAGAGGCCACAGAGGCCTACATTAGCATAGGTCACTGGCTTTTACTAGCCACTGGGGGCTGGGAATCAGCACTACGCTACATAAAAACTTAAGTTGCATCAATGTTTTATGAACATCTGTTTTTGTACGTGGGTTAGATTCCAGAATAAATTTGATGTGCACATAACCAGATTGCTAAGCCCTCTAAATGCAAGAAGGCAGGAGCCTGGGTGTGTCTGACAAAAAGGTGGAAGAAGCCCTGCTCACTTAGTCACTACTTCTGCTCTAGACTGTGCAGTTCCTGGGCTCACGTCACCTCAACAGCCCCTCACCTTGACTGCCCTGCCCTGCAGAAAGTATCCCACAATTCACTTTTGCTTCCATATCATTTCCTTACCCGCAGCCTCTTCACGTGCAACAGAGCATAGATCCTTTATGTGCATGCAAGCCAGTGCTAAGCACTGTATCAGCCCTAGCTTGCTTTCTCATCCTTCTGGTGCAGCCTTCCTGCTCCTAAATAAGCCACTGTGACTAGCCTTGTTAAAATACTTATAACCTGCTTATATGCCTATCAAGATCAGAAGAAACATCTGGCAGGTATAAACACAGCCCAACTTGTCACCAAgcaaatgcccccctccccccgaaaaaaCAGAGCACTGAAAAGGAAGCAGTGAGGAAGCCAAATGGACCACTTCTCTAGGGGCCACAACCAACAAGCCCCTATCTTGCAAACCTAGCTGGCATATTTAAGATGGTGAAATGATGTGGCCTTGGATGAGAGTCTGACCAAGGAGGCAAGTTATTTTGATTCTGATTTGCCTCAGCTTGGCAGGCTTTCTTCATCAGACACAGAAAGACTGGCTTGTTGTTCACTGTTTAGACACTACACTAGCTCTCCTATAAAGTCCAATGAGCCCTTCggggaaacttttttaaaaaatggtcccaATTTGGTATGTGACCCAGATATGAAACCTCTAATTCAACGCGGGGAGCCAAACCTTTGCcccagaacaacaacaagcttacaCTAATGTTTAGAAAACTAAATTGTAAAACTGGTATTAGTGGCATGCCAACTCTTAGTAGAAGCACCATTATTGCAAGTTTGTTACAGCTACATTTGAAACCATCAAAGAGGGACAACAAAAGACTTGGAGAAAGCAGGTGCATGCCAAGAACTTCCATGCAACCCATAATAcccatcccttttttaaaaagggctttcaTAATCTCAGTTTTCACCACccaaaaagaaaatgtgtgcagCTGTCATCCTGGTAGTGAAAAAAAGGCTTTGAAAATGAAGCATGAGGTCAAGAAGGCTAGCAGACCCTCACATTTATCTCTCATCACAAAGGAATAGTGAATGAAAAACTTTGTCACGTACATGCCTGGGGAAGGCTCTGTAACAATGAAGAAATTTGCTTCATTCTAACTATAATTCCAAACGAACTCATTTTGTTCATCCTAAATCTCAATTAAGCGTATACTGAGATCCCAGCTTACGAAGCCCATGCAAACCTCCAACATGCAGCATTCACCGTGGACAATCCAGAAAAGATAGTACCATGTATACTCTTCAAATTCCTGCAAATTCTACACAATTGTGATACTTTTGTAGTGTAAGGAGGCAGGCTGGACTCTGGCATCATGCTAATCCAAATCCAAACCAAGACTTGGCACAAATATACAGGATCCATGTGAAATTTGCTCTCTGGTTATTCTGCTGCTTGCACTAGGGCATAGATTTACCCTGTGGTTTATGGTTTGTCTGGgagagctaaaccatggcttagctttgCAGAACACAGCAGCAATAGCAGAATggaaactcccccctccccagttaacCCTAAACTGCtagtacatttgcaaagctaagcagggtctgctatggtttcaaactggatgggagacctcatgttgagattcctacattgcagagggttggaccagatgatctcttgggatcccttccaactgtttAGTTCTATGATCTTCTATGATTAATTCTTGTTGTCATAAGCCAGCTTCATAAGTCATGGTGCAGAGGTAGCTTGTTTTAAGCAGACCACCATCAGTGATGCGGGGTAGAAAATTTTTCTTTGCTTTATGTATTTGTTTCCCAAGTTCTTTAACAACAATTGCAAATACAGGAATAGACAAACTTGCAAGTTTCATagtttttagctttgtttgcaaaatataagtaaaataaacatgctgaATTAGATCCTGTTCTAGGCCAACATAACATTTTCTGATGCAAACTGAAAATGTTCCTATCCAAATCGCTCTATGCAAATTAGGACTTTTGATATTTTTCCATGTCAACATCTTCCAGAAACCCCACATCACTGACCCCAATTAAGTTGAACCACAGCTTGTTTGGTTCAGCCAACACAGCACACtgtggttatttaaaaaaaaaaaaaaaagcagcaaaaactTGCAAAGTTCTCCTTGGCAATGCCgtgaagtgagggggggggggtagggacgcgggtggcactgtgggttaaaccacagagcctagggcttgctgatcagaaggtcggcatttCGAATacctacgacggggtgagctcccgttgctcggtcccagctcctgcccacctagcagttcgaaagcacgtcaaagtgcaagtagataaataggtaccactctggcaggaaggtaaatggcatttccgtgcgctgctctggttcaccagaagcggctttgtcttgctggccacatgacctggaagctgtacgccggctccctcggtcagtaacgcgagatgagcaccgcaaccccagagttggacacaactggacctaatggtcaggggtccctttacctttaggggggTGCATGTGAACCTGGAGGGAGGCTTGACATATTTTtgtcacaataaaccatggttcatCATGACTTCCAAAGCCAGCCAATGTATACACATGCTAGAAAGCTGCACTCAGTCACATTTTCCTGGCGTGCAGATATGCAGAGAAACAGAAATATAAACTACTGTATACACATGCCACCTTTTCCTAGATATTGGTACTTTCTGTACAGGAAATACATCATGTTTAAAGTAGCCTTTGGTGTTCAAAGGAACGAGACTGAACGCATCGCACTCAGAGTAAACTGTTgttaagttgcaattcagctaaTAACTCCTGTTCTGAAGTAACATTTCTTCTACTGCTATTTTAAAAGCAAtccctttcggggggggggggaaccggcaCAGCAACTATGATTGCTGTCCCTTACAAAATATGCTTTGTCACCATATAATTATAAGACTTTCATAATCCACATACGCGAAAGGACAAgtcaagtgtttcccaattttgGAGGGCTTAACTGTAAAGATTAGTTGTCTTTGAATACTTATCGCAGTGCAAGATGATTTCCTCTTTTCAAACCAGCTTAGGGGAAGCTAATACAGTGCTAATAcaatgttcctgaactacaatcTCCATCAACCATTGCtattggctatgctagctggagctgatgcgagttctagttcaaaaacttatggagggagccatgttggcaacccctgttaAGGTCAGCCAAACATCCCTCTTCTCCAAAACACCAAGGACTCTAGGCCTCAGCATGTAACTAGTCACACAGGAGAGATGAGACGCTCTGAAAATACTTTTCACAGCTATTTGCTGACTGCCACAAGTCTAAGGTCACATctacactgcacatttaaagcactcatacagctttaacagtcatggcttccccccaagaatcctgagaactgtaatttgctaaggttgccaggaactgtagctcagtgaggggtaGTTAAACTACAAATTAATAGAAATTTACTCTATTAAGCCTGATACTGATTTTTCTTTTAGGCACTCCTACTGAAGGTCACTTCTAACAAGCTGAAGCATCCTTGTTAAGTAGCAAGCTTGATAGGCATCTGTTCAGAACAGGTAATGGAAGTCACCACAAGAATCTCAGATTTTTAATGTACTGAATTTCCACCCACAAATAGGCATTTTGTCcaaatgtggggggaaatgtatgaataaatttaaaaaaaagaaaggaattacACCTGTGCATTTAGAAATAAGAGTCACCTAGCATGTAGAGAAATGCAAACACTCGGTCAGGGCCTTCGGGTGTCGGAACGAGCGGAGGGTTGGGAAGAAGCAAGCCTGCAATCGAGGAGCCAGCATCATGTCGGGACGCGACGGTGGCAAGAAGAAACCATTGAAACAGCCCAAGAAGCAAGCAAAGGAAATGGATGAGGAAGACAAAGCGTTCAAGCAAAAACAGAAGGAGGAGCAGAAGAAACTGGATGAGTTGAAGGCAAAAGTGGCTGGCAAGGGCCCACTTACTGGAGGTGGGATTAAGAAATCTGGTAAAAATTAGCAGATTTGATGAGACTACATGGCAAGAAAAGCATTCACTGTCACTGGATGCTTGGCACTAGGATGGATTTCCAGGCTGATGTTGTAGGAAACATTAATTTGAGCACCTTTGTACATTTCgttcaaacaaaataaatggcgccttttttttttggttaaaaaaagaaaaagaaaagaaatgcaaacacTCTATCATatcctttgccaatctggtgccctccagatgttttggaaccaAGCACTTTGCCTTGTTGGAAAGCACTTTTATTATCTCTCTCACCAGGACTGTGCATCTCAAATTCATGCAAATGAACAGACAAGCAATGAAACAAAACTAAAAGGGGATTTTCAAATGTAGCCATACCTGTGCTGAACACATGCAAGCCTGGATTAGTTAATGACCTAACCACAAGGTTGTTCTGAGTGCAAACACAATAAAAGACTGCAAAGCACTTCCCAAATTAAAAGTGTTACATACGCATAGATAAACAGTTCTATGATATATATGTGTCCCCTTGAGAGTTTTCCTGTTTACATGAATACGGGTTCTTGCAAGCAGCTTGTAATTTAAGAAACTGCCCCGGAGCAAAGTTGCTGAGCTACACTTTGTTTTTCCAAGCCAAGCTTTCCTTAGAATAATTCACTTTCAGTTCTTTAGAGGAATGCCAACATGAAGGGTTTGAAGAATTAGCAAATGATGCATTCTGAAAAAGCCAAGGTAAAAGGCTAGGTTCAATTGTCCACGACCTCTTCCCAAATCCACTTCAGATGTCAAGAGAGGAGGCTCAACTAAGCTAGTCTATGTGGAAGTGGGGAGACAGGACTGACTGACTGTTTTTTAGCATAGAGGATCGAGCCATCCAGCCCCTAcatgcagtctgaagtggtacagcccagacacagatTTACTGCAGTTTGTCTGAGCCAGTCTAGTGGTCAGAAAGTCCGACTAGGACCTAGCAGACcaggggttcaaatccacacactCTCCCACAAAGCTCaatgggtgatcttgggccagtcactgctgctgcctctAGCCTATAGCTCACGAagtggtgaggataaaatgaggacaGGGAGAACCACGCATacaccacctcaagctccttatGGGAAAGATGGGACACAAATGTAATAGCGAATGAAAATAAATTTTGCGCAACTTGATTCAGACTGGGTCATATCTCCTTTTTTGCTATATTTCCACATCTAATGCCCAATTCATTTTCTCTGTGGCGACACACTGTTGGGGGGTCATCAGGATAAGCGGGCTACCTCTTGGGAGATATGGGCAGAGCCTATCACTGGAACCACTGACATTATCTCGAATCACTCCCAGTACCAATAATGCACAAACGCAACATGGAAAAAAGCATAGATAATTATTCCTTACTTGAGGGAAGAGATTACTCCAACTAGAGGCCCACCTAAATAAAATGGCAGCCAGTAGCCTCCAGGAAGGGGACTAGGCACGTCTTGCAAGGGAGTTTTAGAGATAGGGTGCAACAACTATGGATATAGGGATGACCAATGGATATTTTCATTTAGTTACTACATTTATGTCCTAGATTTCCTTCCAAGGTGGTGTCCATGGTTCTCAACCACACCCATTTTTCTGCACAACAAGCTTATGAGGATTGGGACATTAGGCTGAGAGTGTGTGTctagtccaaggtcactcagGGAGCCTCATGTTTAAACAGGGATTAGAATTTGGGTCTCCCAGGCCTGGACCAGCACACTAAACACTACATCACATAGCTGGCTCTTTACACAGGTAACAGGAGCAAAACATCAAGCTCACAGAATTGCATCAGGGTTCATCTCAACACCAAAAAGCCAACACTGCCTCCCAGATTGAGATGGGAGATATCCCAGCAtagtaagtactttattacggtcgacgaccagcacacacacacacacacacacgacacatacagaatcaataataaatgcaatttaaaattgatctgagatttgatctaaaaggggttggccgtattaaaattaaagtaccggtacattaaaattaataattattgctttaaaagaataaatttagaaattaattaaaaaatcaacaattcagattattcaGATTATACATAAACATTACCCActagcaccttaaaaacaaacagacaaatctGCTAGTTCCAACAGGACAAAGTTGACCTGCTACTCACAAGAGATGCTGCTGGAGTTTCTCCCCAGTGTTTTCAGCATCCGTTTAATGGATTTTAATGTCACCTATACACAGGATGCTTTGCTAGCAATTAATGTTGCTTCTTAATGGGCAGAACAACATCACAGTTCAGCTTCAACACGAGGGGGGAAAAATGGGTCAGAATTCTTTAATGCAAATCCAGGCAATTTTGCCAATTGTAAGGGAAATATTCAGTATAGCGAAGCTTCCAGGGCTTAGAAGTTATGAGTGCTGTGTCAGATCATTTTGGGAAGAGAAAAAACCTGAAAAACACAACAGACCAGATGTCTGCCTAATAGCTTCAAAGTATTCTTCCTCCCACTTCTTAAAACACTGCAATGAAACCACATGTAACAAGTGCAACTTCATACTTAGGCCTACCATCTTCAACCCAGATGGAAACCTGGATTTTTTCCTAACACGTACATGCATTCACTAACAGGGTGTGAAGGTGCAATTTTTCTAGATACACATGGAAGTGTGCTTTacataattaaattaaaaatatttcaaatggcaaccagacatccccttccccttctcccaaGAGAGACCTTTGAATAATCACCAACCCAGACTATGCTTTCAACAAGCTCCACACATACATTGTTACCAAGATGCAATTACATTTACTGTATCCAAGTCTATTGGCCACAGGCTTTAAGCAGGTCTTTGTACAGAGCGCACATGATCAATcttatatttgaaaaaaagaatgttGGCATCGAAGATACACCTCCTCTGAAAAAACAACTGAGCCTTAGAATATATAACCTCCAGTAACTTTTCATCTCAAAAACACCACCTTTTGTTCTAAAGTGGCCTTCAGACTAATAACACAGAGCTTACGCAAAATATGTAGCTATGGAGTTCACAAatcaaagaagagagagagaaactgagccATGCGAGAATCCACCAAGAGCTGGGTCTTGCTTCTTATCTGTATATCAGTTTAAAACAGGGGTGCCTAACCTTCAATGGCTGGAGGAGCATCCTGGGCAACTctccaggggctgcatgccagcatTGGATGTAGCCACCacaagcacacccacccacactcccATGGACACCAAATGCCAATACACAGGctcatggacacacacacacacaggcatacaGGGTTCCCGCCCCCTTCCTGCCAATCAAATTGCTCACTGGCAGTGTAAGAAACTAAGATATATAAGCCAATCACCAAATGGCACATTAAAACTAGGTTTTGGTCACCACAACAGACTGACTAGTCACCATCAACCCCCCACCAAAACAGGGATTGTTGTTgtggtgctgttgttgttattttcatttatataccgctttatattttagggggggagctcaaagtggtttacaacacattaaaacattgaataaaacaatccagaacagCGACAAGACATCTCCACAGATCGCTCGGTTGACTGGCATGGGGACGTGCGCCACTGCAGAAAATGCTGCTGCGCACCAGTAAGATGGTGGAGACGTTAGTCGCCAAACTTGGCAGCAAAACATCTTCAGTTGGTTGCAACTGGACCCACGCCAGTCGCAAAATGAGTCTGGTGCCTGGGGAATTTTGAACATTGCTCAGTGAATGAGACAGAAGGGAATATTTGCATCTCCACTATGACAGGGGGCAATATTTTGACCTCTCCACCCACCACAGTACCATGAGATTATAATTGCCCCCTCTTCACTGATCAGGTGATGATTTCTGGTGGACCACATCTTTCTAAATAACGTTTGCATATATTGGGAAGTTGCTTTAGTCCTACTTCAGCACATCACATTAAATCCTTCTATAAATTTGAAAGCACACACATTCTATATTCTGGGAAGTCTGTCATGTACATACAGCTCCCTATCAGGCTCTGACCATGTTCCGGTGAAGCACTAAACCACTAGTTACGACTAAGCAAATTAGCTGAGGCACACAGTTTGAGATCTCCTTCTTCAATCCATTCTTTTGCGACTGGGAAAACAAACCACTGAGCAACTGGTTCAGCACTGTGCCTGAACCAGTGTGCTCAGTGTTTCTCTCCATGACCTGGAGCTAAGATTCAGGTTTGTTactggcttcccatttgtgggtTGTTTTGCTCCTACAAGTTATGAGCATTGGTTCATATGCAACACTAGGCCagcgttcccccccccttccccttgtgcgTAGGCTCTTTTGCTTAACCATAGTTAATGCTTAGCGGATGCCCAAATGCAGCCTCTGCTTTAGTCAGGATGGAAGCTTAGCAAGCAAGCATCAGAAGGAACCAAACCTGTTGGCAGTACAGTCAAGCAGCTACAATTACATGTGATGTACAAATCTATAGGCAACGTCTTAAAGTCTTGGGCAGACAAGTCTTATTAAGCAGCTCCTCTGACCAAGGAAGCGTAGCAAGAAGGGCTATTTTATAGTGGCAGGAATTGTTGGCTAAGAGGAGCCACCTAGGTTATGTCTCATCGTATCTAGAAGCTCAAAAAAAGGTTTTATGGCTGTAGATATTTAGCTAGAATCTCCATGGCCATGGCTGCAATCCCTGTACTGTAGTTCAATCTTAACAGCACCTCTTATATAGTCAGCAACACTAGTTTCTTACGAAAGGCTAGCAAGTAACTTTAGTATGAACTATAACAATTATTATGCAACTGTTCACTGCAAGATATGCACAGATAGTGCAAACTGATACATCAAGCTATATATTCAGAGGCAGTGTTAAGTCACACCTCCCTGTGGGTGTGGAATTAAATTTTCCTTTAGCTACACAGCCAGAAAACACTCACCAGTGTAAAAAAGAATTTTCTCAGAGATGCCAAATATCATGATCCTTAGTCATCTTGAAATAAGATAGATTTCGCttgtcaataaaaaataaaactgcccgATTTACTGCCTTAGCAAGACTAACACTATATACTTCATTTATGAATCGCTCCCATGAAACATCCTGAAGTGATTTGCAACatataatacaatatacaaagctTATAACACCTTTGCCAACaagggggcaggggaaagactTCAGATGCAGATGTAGCATGTTGTTATAagtttggggttggggtggggaaccctcctaaatgcaagaaataaatgaaTGTCAGAATCTAGCTAATATTTGGGATAGGTGGGGGAAATGCAAGCTACAGAAGTGCGCCAGAAACACAGGGGATCCCTGAACCCGCTTGTGCAAACCAGCCTTACCAGGCTGGTTGAATACAAGCCTTTATGAAACAAGGGCCAGGTGCCTACACATCAAAGAAGGTTCTCAGGTCTGTGCAAAACagggttgccaaggtgatggggacGGGTGTGAGGTGACAGTAAAATGTGCTGCTTTGCAGAAGGCTTGGGTTTTTGGTGagaggtgtgctgggaagaagtaGGAGACAGGCCAGACCTCCATGAGCTGCTGGGTAGGCCAAAACTATCTTGGCTGGTGCCTGAAGAGGCTGCAACTCAGAGACTGGGAACCATGACTGCTTTGGACTCAAGCTTCCTGAAACTATGAGAGGAGCAATGAGAGACTCTCTTGGGGTATAATGTTCTGCACCTGCTCAATTGCAGACTTCCAGGGGCAAATATGTGTTCATAAACCACATTTCACGAAGACACTAGCCTCCACTGTGCCTTGATCTTCCCAATGGAAACAtgaccctgggtaagtgcctgaaatccctggaatctcacacagcTTGTGGGGATCGGGGTGGCatgaaactatatatatatacatacttagttttttttgggggggggggagatgactaTACACACtgaatcatcatcaccattgaTTTATGGTCTACAAACCAGAAATGAGATCcaaaataaaaccatacaaaacACCACCATGTTAAGTACAGAGAATATACAAAGCAGGTTAGAACATAAATGCTATCTGCTCATGTATGAATATATAAAAGGCAACAAATGCCCCAATAAAGACCAGATCAACAAACTTACTTTGGATGAGCAAGGCCAGAGCAAATATAAACAACTCCTTATCACTTCACAGGTGGTGAGAGAT from Lacerta agilis isolate rLacAgi1 chromosome 9, rLacAgi1.pri, whole genome shotgun sequence includes these protein-coding regions:
- the LOC117053377 gene encoding translation machinery-associated protein 7; this encodes MSGRDGGKKKPLKQPKKQAKEMDEEDKAFKQKQKEEQKKLDELKAKVAGKGPLTGGGIKKSGKN